A stretch of DNA from candidate division WOR-3 bacterium:
AAGGCCGATCCTACTCCAGCCGAAATGATTCTACACGCTCAGAATGGCAATGCAAACGGCGCAGGATACGAAGAAACACAAGACGAACTTCGCAAAATACGTAACGTAACACTATAGTAATATATGACTTAGCACTCATGGCCCACCGCTGGAGTCGGCACTAGGATTACCATCCGTCCCACGAACCGGGGAACGACTCCCCCAACGACTCCCTGGGTCGCCTGTCGGTTCGTCCCTTGAGTGAACCCACCGGTGAATCAACAGGCTATTCAGGGAACTAACTGACGATACATCAGTGGGTTGACTTACCTGGCTGCTGGCCTATTCGTCTATTGAGCGATATGGCGATACAATGGCAGGTTTATCCGTTGGTTCGATTGACGGATTACTGGACGGTTCAGTGCAGAAGCCGGTCGGCAAATCGCCCGTCGGATTGTCTTGCAGGAGGTCTGCGGCACGGTTTGCCGGATAGAGATGTAGGTTCATGGTGGTCCTGAGAGCACGTCGGCGGTTCATGACCGTTAGGATCGTGCTTTGTGCTAGGGGCTAGCCGAGTGCTTGGCCAAGTACTCTGAACAGCCGGAGAGTGGCGACTTCGCTCAGGTTCGCACATACGCAGCGCTGAAAGGATGTCAGGAGGCCATCCTTGTTTATCCTGCCACACTCCAGCGTCCGCTAGATACCACTCCTCGCGGCATAAGGGTAAGAAGCGCAACCTTCCTTCTGGGCCGTGACCTGGAGGAGGGAGGAAATTCTTTTCTCGACGAATTACTGGAACGCAACCGGTCGGACTAAAAAACACTTGCCCCTAATACCCGGGGGCGGTAATTTTCCAACGGTTACAGTCTGGTCTGCCCTGGTCTCTGACGCTATCCAAGCTGCGAGGTGCAATGCGGACAGCGCTTGGCCGCGATGGGGATGGCTGTCGCGCAGTGCGGGCATTCCTTGGTGTTGGCCGGTGCTGGCACCGGCTGACGCCGCAGCCGGTTCATACCCTTCACCAGAAGAAACACGCAGAAAGCGATGATGATGAAGCTGATAATGGTGTTGATGAAAAGACCGAGGTTCATCGTCACTGCGCCCGCGGCTCTGGCATCAGCAAGCGCCGGATACGGCCCGGGTGTAGCGCCTTCTTTGAGCAGTATGTACAGATTGGAAAAATCAACCTTGCCTAGAAGTAGACCAATTGGCGGCATCAGAACGTCGTCCACAAGCGACTTGACGATGGTACCAAATGCCGCACCGATGATGATGCCCACGGCCATATCCATTACGCTGCCCCGGAGAACGAACTCCTTGAACTCCTTCAGCATTTCTCCTCCTCTCTCGAATCAGTATACTGTCCGTCTGTGGTCTTGCTGCTGGAGTGAATCGGGCCTGCCAGAAAGCCCAGAACCAGCGCCACCAGCGCGTCAATCTCTGAGCGCAGGGTGATTGTCTTCCCCGGCCTTGCGCTCCTGATGTTTGCAATCGCGGCCGTACCTGCAATCATGCGACCCTCGATGTCGACTGACTGAAGCACCTCCAGTAGTTTCTCCTGGGTCTCGTGCTCGTCGAAGTCCAGCCCTGGGTAACGGTGAGACCACCGTCGCAGCTTTGTCATCCATTCGAGCAGTTCGTGATTCTGCATCATCGCTTCTACCTGTGAACTACCGGGTTACGACTACCTTCCGGACGGCTTGAGCTTGCCTTCCTCTCACAAAGTACACGCCTGGACTCAGCCCGCTCACGTCATTTGGGCCGATGCGCAACTCCATAATCTTTCGCCCTGCGATGTCCAGCAGTTCTGCCCTGTATCCTGTATTCTGTCTGCCGCCTACCATCCTCAGCACTCCACGCACGATGCTTGGGCCGGACTTGTATCTCGTGGCCTGTGGCTTGTAGCCTTCTTCGATTCCCACAGGTACATGCGCTCCGGCCAGCTTGGCCACCGTGGCTACAAGCGCTCTAATGAGCTCAACGTGTAATGGCATGTTGTTCGTACCGCAGTTGACGTAGTGGAATGGACCGATGGTATCACCAGTCGTATGGTACATCGGAGTCCGGTCCCGGTATCGGCCACGGATAGCCAGATATCCGTACTTCCAGAACGAGTAGTGGTCTGATGCCGGGTCATTCAGCAGGTATTTCCTGCACTTCAGGTCGGTGAAGGTATCGGCCTGCGCCACGAAGAACTCGGCAAACTGTTCAGTCTGGGGCAGCATTGATGTGTACACAATGAGCAAGGAATCCACTAGACCGTAGGAGACCATGTCGAAGTTGATTGCCAAGGCAATGGAATCGCCCCGGTCCCGGCTCCGGCGCACAAAGCTGTCCGAACCAACCAAACCCTGTTCTTCTCCAGAAAACCCGATGAACAGTACCGTCCTCTCGAACTCGATGCCTTGAAATACCCGGCATGCCTCCAGCACTGCGTTCGCGCCTGATGCGTTGTCGTCGGACCCGGGTGCCAGAGTGTTCGGCGACTCCGAGGTGCAATCCACGTGACCGCAGATAACATACAACTGCCTGGGATTCATCCGTCCCAGCTTCATGCCGATAACGTTCGGAGCATAGTTGGACCGAAATGTATCAAGCCAGGTACTGTCGCACCCGTAGTCCGCGAATCTCGACCGCACCCAGGCTATCGCCCGGCGGCATGAGTCAGTAGTTGAATACCGGGTTCGGAACTGCCTCAGCCGCACCAGTGTCTGTTCTGAAGTCTCGGCACTGACCCGTGACACGAGTTCTCGTATCAGGCTGTCCAATACGGGCATGGGTTCGGGCACTCGACGATCGTTCCGGAGCACCACGGGCTCCATCCCGATACCACACAGTTCGACCGGTAGGGTGTTCAGACCGAGGACGGCGTCCTCGGTCGTGCGCAAGAGAACGCCCAACTCGTCTTCGGTCAATATCGCGCCGAACGGCTCAAGGGCCTTCCGGTCAAAGCCGGCCGCAGTCATCACGTACACGTAGCTCTTGCTTTCTGGCTCTGTGTCCAGCACGGTTACCCCGAAACCCGCCTGCCTAAGCTGTTGCAGGACGCCGTTATCCGCTTGGCACAGGCAGTATCCGGAACCGACAAACAACACCGGCACGCCTGCACGTGAGACATCGGTCGCGCTCCGGCCCGGCTGCAGGTCCAGGCGTACCAACCAGCTTGACGCAGAGGTGAGCGCGACGAATAGGCACAGGAAAAGTCCGACGCGGATTCTCACGCTCGAAATGCTAAGTCTGGCCGCGCCCAAAGTCAAACCCGATCCGGGCGGCGAAGCTTTGCACTGCACCGAGCGCACGCTCGGCCAAGAGCCGTTTCTTCTCGCGGCCTCTAGCTCTGGACTTGAGCGGCGGCAGAAGCCCGAAGTTCGCATTCATCGGCTGAAAGCGTGGCGCGATACCACCAACCTCTGTCATAGAACATCCTTTTGGTCCCGTTTCTCCTGCGACATACTGTAGCAGACTTCCCATCATCGTCTCTTTCGGCAGCCCGACCGGCTCCCGTCCCTGCGCCAACCGTGCCGCATTGACGCCCGCGACCAGCCCGGCGCCGATTGACTCGACATAGCCTTCAATCCCGGTCAGTTGACCGGTAATAAACAGGTCCAGCCTCGATCGCGTCTGCAAGGTGGGCAGCAACACCTTCGGCCCGTCCAAATAGGTATTCCGGTGCATCGAACCATAGCGCAGAAACTCGGCCTTCTCCAGACCCGGAATCATTCGGAACACCCGCGCCTGTTCGCCGTGCCGCAATCTGGTCTGGAATCCAACCAGATTGTACATCGTGCCATCAGCATTCTCGCGCCGCAATTGCACCACCGCAAACGGCTGTCTGCCTGTTCTGGGATCGGTAAGCCCGACCGGCTTCATCGGCCCGAATGCAGGCGCCATCCTGCCCCTGCGCGCCATCTCCTCTATCGGCAGACAACCTTCAAAGAAGATAAGCTGGGACATGACCGAATTGTCCGACAATTTGGATTGTGCCCCCGATCCGGTAACCACTGGAGCCGGGACTGTATCCCAAGCCCTCACTGGATGCAGCTCGGCTGTAATCAGAGCATCAATGAACTGGTTGTACTCATCTTCTGACATCGGGCAGTTCAGGTAATCCTCGCTCGCACCGTGCCGCGAGCCGGCAAATACGCGGCTCATATCCAAGGACTCCACCGCAACAATCGGCGCAATGGCGTCATAGAAAAATAGCTGCTCAGAACCAAGCAAGGCCGTCAAGGCATCAACCATTGACTGCGAGGTCAGCGGCCCGGTGGCGATGACGATGATGTCTCTGTCGCTTCGAGCCAAAGGCAAGGTGTCCCGCCCTTCAGGTTTCAGAATGGTAGCCTCGGGCAACGCTGTCACCTCCTCCCGCACAACCTCTACTCCGGCTTGGTCAAGCGCTGCCTGTACCTCGGCCGAAAAACGCTTGCGGTCCACCACCAGGGCCTTGCCGCCCGGAATTCGTGCCCGCTCCGCGCACTCAAGCAGAGCCGACCCCAGAATCCGAAGTTCGGCCTTGAGGAGTCCGTGTGCGTTCTGTGGCTCATCTGACTTCAGGGAATTGGAACAGACCAGTTCGGCCACGTCCCCGGTCTGGTGCGCCTCGGTCATCTTTTCCGGGCGCATCTCGCAGAGCCGTACCGGCACTCCGTGCCGGACGCATTGCAGTGCTGCCTCGCAGCCCGCAAGCCCGGCACCGATGACGAGAACGCTCGACGCTCCGCCCATCACTCTCTACGTCGAGGTCCTGACCGACACGCAGTTCTCAGGTTATGCTTTTCGCTCGCGCTTTACTTTCTCTCTGCCCTGACCGTCGCCAAGCGCTTCCGGGCAGCCGGTACGTTCTTCAGGAACCCGTCGAGCTTCTCGCAGGAGTACGCCGCGCAGTATCCGCAGTTCGGCACCTTCTTCCGCTTCGCGCACTTGCGGATGTCACACATTGCATCGCAGTAGTACACATGCGCGCCGTTAGTCAGACACCCGGTGCAGTTGATCTCCTCCGGCTTGAAGTCGTGCCCGAACGACCTGGACCATTCGGCTGCGGTTTTCTTCCGCAGCTCGTTATCGTTCTTCATGGTCGCAATCAGCGCAGGACATACTCCGCAGTCAATTCCACAGTAGGCTATCATCTCTGCCATTGTTCCTCCCTTCTGCTGGTCAGCATTCTCTGCTCCCTACTCTCTTCTCTCTCTTCCCTTCCTAGTAAAGCCCCTGCACGCGCCTGCCGGCCGGGTATTCAACTGTGAACTCAAGGTCAACAACGAAACGGCCCTTACTTTCCAGTTCCGGCTTCCACGTGTAGGTACCCTTGTCCGCATTCTGCGCCAGGAATTTCGGCTCAACCTTGGTCACGTTGACCTTCACTTCACTCTGCTGGGACACGGGAACCTGCTCCACAAGCTCAATCTTGATGGTCTTGGGCAGGTAGTTCTCGACCATCGTCTTGTAGGAGAACTGGGCCTTCTCGGTCTTGGCGAAAAGCCCGCCTCTTGACTTGAAACTCTTCACCAGTTCTCGCGTCACCTTCACCCGCTCATCCACGCCGAAGCTAACCTCGGTTGTCTCGCCCGGCGCGATCGGCGACAGATAACTGGAACCGGTGTACTCATCGCCGACATAGGTGCTGGCCTCGCCAGCAAGAAACACAAACGGCGTGGTGTTGACGATCCGACCTTGCAGAAACGCCTGTGGCCGGGTGCGTGGCAAGCAGTAGTAGCCGTAGTCGGCCGTAAGCCCGGCCTCCCGGAGCAGGAGTTTCTTCGGCGCCTCGCCCGACTTGAGGCTCACGCGGCCGGGTATGACATACTGCAGCGAGATGCCGGTCCCGACCGCCGCCACTTCGTCGTAGCTACGTTCCTGGGCCTCGGCCTTCATCGCCGCACCTGGGGCAAGCATCGTCTCGGCCATCATGCCCGTTTCCGCTCCCAGACGTCGGACCTCGACCAACGACAGGTACCACGGTTCCGGCTCAGGTGCGATTATGCCAAACTCTGGCCTTGAGGTAGAAAGTACAACTCTTACCTGGTCCCAGTCCTCGCCGGTCTTCTGACTGAGCTTGCAGAAGTAAGCCAGCCCGACCTTGTCTTGGTCCGGCCTGGCTCTAAGCTCGTAGTACGGCACCCAGCTTGCGCCATACGACACCGCATAGGAAAGCCGTATGCCGTAGGTACCAGGCACGGCCTCATAGTCGAACCTGACCTCTTTCCGATTCTCAACTGCGGCCCGGGCATCGTTGTACTCCTGCCGTGCCGCATTGAGCTGCTTCTGCACTTCCTCCTGCTCGCGGCCAAGCCCGACCTGCCGGGCCATCGCCTTGGCCATCTCCTCGGCCATGAACGACAGTGCTTCGCGCCACGACTGAGCTGATATCCTGCCCTGTTGCAGCTCCTTGGCGATGAGCTCCGGCGTGCCAAGCTTGATTGACTTCAGGAATTCCACCTTGGCCTTGACAATGTCCTCTTCGTCCTTGAGCTTCTTTAGCTGGTCCTCAAGGTCCTTGACTTTCTGCTCCAGCTTCTTCACCGCCGGCGTCGGCTCGGCCAAGTAGCCTTTGCGAACCTGAACCTCGCCGACAACGAGTCCGGGCGCACTGATGCGGACTGTATTATCATCCAGCGCCCCCGGCAGACCTGTCAACACAAGTTCCCCTGCTCCGGAAACAGTGACCCGGGCTGTGCGCACGACCAACACCTGGTTCGGGTACACGATCACTGAATCCACGTTTGAACTTACGATTACGGCTATTACTGATAGAACTACCGCGACCATCGTTCCTCCTCTTCGCTTATCACCTAGCCGCTAACTCTTATCACTCCCCCACCCAGCACCATGTCACCTTGGTAGAACACCGCGGCCTGTCCCGGCGTCACTGCGAACTGTGGTTCCCTGAACCTCATCGTTGCACGCACTCCCGCGGGCTCAACAACCGCGAATCCGCCCTCGTGCTGGCTTCGTATCTTAGCCGCCACCTCAATACTACCAGATGGTTCACGGCCCGAAATCCAGTGCACCTGCTCCAGCTCAGCCACTTTAGACAGTGCTTCCTCGTAGATGCCAATCACGACTTCGTTAGTTTCCGGTCTCAGTCCTACTATGTACCTCCGCTCCCCAAACGCTATTCCCAGACCCTTACGCTGTCCCACCGTGTAATGTGCAACGCCCTTGTGCTCACCCAGTATCCGGCCTTGAGTATCCACGACTTTGCCCGGCCGGAAGAGCTCCGGGCTGCGCTGCTTCAGAAAACCGGCCCAGTCTTCTCCCGCCACGAAGCATACTTCCTGACTTTCTCGCTTCTCTGCCACCGGCAGTTTGCTCCGGTGGGCCAGTTCTCTCACCTCCCTTTTCGTGAGCTCGCCTAATGGCATCACCAGATGCGCCAACTGCTCCTGCGTCACCCGGTACAGGAAATACGACTGGTCCTTGGCCGGGTCCTTTCCCCGCAACAGCCGCCAGGTGTCGCCCTCATCCGCTTGGATGCGGGCGTAATGTCCTGTTGCCAGTTTTTCTGCTCCCAGTTCGATTGCCCGTCCCAATAGCAGTCGGAACTTCAGCCGCTCATTACACCTTATACACGGGTTGGGTGTCCTGCCAAGTGCATACTCACGGCAGAAGTCAGCAACTACCTCGCTCTCCATCTGCTGCCGGAAGTCAATCGTGTAGTGGGGAATGCCCAGCTTCACCGCCACCTTCTGCGCGTCCCGAACCGCCTGCCGGCCACAGCAGGACGGCACCCTTGCTTTCGGCCCGGCAGCACAGTCCACAAGCATCATTGTCACTCCGACCACCTCATGCCCCTGCTCTTTCAACAGCAACGCGGCGACCGAGGAGTCAACCCCGCCACTCATCGCCACAACAACACGCATGGGAGGACACCTTTTCCTGACGCCAAGCGCTGGGTGTGGAACGCGCTACCTATGGCCAGAAGCGTCGTCGCCTCACCCGCCTCTATCCGAGCGTAGTTCCTTCAACAGGGTTTCCCAGAGCTGACGGTGCGTCGTCTCGGGTATGGGCTGGCCCGGCTCGGTTCGGCAGCAGACGATAAGTCGTTCCATCTTCCACAGCATCCGGGCACAATCGGCGCAGGAGGTCACGTGCGCCATCAGCTCCTGGCGAGCCTCAACCGTGACTTCGCCATCCAGATACTCATTCACAAGAACAAACAGCTCTTCGCACTCCGGGCAGGAGTAAGTCTCCTTGTCTTTGTGCTTCATTGTCGCTCCGCTATAAATAGTCTGCCAGCTTATCGCGCAGGGCTAGACGACCTCGGTGCAACCGCGACTTCACCGCTGGCACCGATAGTTTTAGTATCTTACCTACCTCTTCATTGCTCAGGCCTTCAAGGTCGCGCAGCACGACCACCGAACGGTAGTCCGGTGGCAGGGAATCAACCGCATCCTTCAATGCTTGGCGCAGCTCCCGCTGCCGCATCATCTGCTCTGGGTTGTACTTGTAGTCCGGTATCTCAAGCGGCAGGTCGCCATCTTCCCCCACCGGCTCGTCCAGCGACATAACTACCGGTGACTTACGCTGGCGCAGTTTGGTCAAACTTGTATTCGTGGCGATGCGGTACAGCCAGGTAAAGAAACTCGACTGAAACTTGAATTTTCCAATAAAACGATAAGCACGAAGAAATGTGTCTTGCAGTGTCTCTCTTGCATCTTGCTCGTTACCCATGAGCCGGTAGATAACGTTGTACACCTTGCGTTCGTACCGTCGCACCAGCTCCTCGAAGGCCTCGGCGTTCCCGGCCTGGACCCGTCGCACCAGCTCATCGTCCGGGACTGGCAGCGCCTTGGGCGCAACCGCAATAGCCGAACCAGAACGGCGCTCGTTCTGTGTTGCAACCAGCTCTCGCTCTTCTTCTAACCTGCTCCCGCTTGCATCGTTAAGAGTAGAACCGGCGACAGGCGTTTTCTCAGTCAGCGTTTCGTCCTGTGGCACTCTGGCTAAGATACGCCCGGCCCGGAAATTGTCAACTAGGTGTGTCGCCCGGTCTTTCTGGTCAGTTGTAGCAGTGTACGGGCGTCCGCATCGCTCGGCCCCCCGGGACTCAGCCGCCACTGCCAGTTGCCGGATACCGTGGCTGGCCTGTTCATCCGGGCCTCGGAGCCAAGAGCGAGCACATCCTGAAGCGGAATGATCACGACGCGAGCGCGGGACTCAAGGCAGGCGCGCACAAGCTCGAGGCTGACCGTGGATGCGTCTGGTTCGTGCCCAAGGAATCGGGCGAGGTTTTTCCTCTCAATCTCTCTGGCGTCACACTCAAACCAGCCGCGTACGGTATTGTTGTCGTGGGTTCCGGTGTAGTAGAAGGTGTCGGGCGTCACTTTCGCCGGCAGGTGCGGGCTCCGTCTTGTGCCAAAACCGAAGAGCAGCACTTTCATTCCCGGTAGACCGAACTGTCGGCGGACGCGCTCGACCGCAGGCGTAATGTGGCCCAAATTTTCAGCAACGAATGGCATCGCGGGAAAGATACTCCTCACAGCGGAAAGGAGTTCGGTGGCCGGCGCCCGCACCCACCGACCGTGTACGGCAGTGGCGACCCGGGCCGGCACCCGCCAGTAAGCAACCAGTCCGCGAAAGTGGTCGAGGCGGACAATGTCATAGAGCAGGAGTGAGTGTCTGATTCGTCTGAGCCACCACCTAAACCTAGTGCGGCGATGCTCACTCCAGCAATAAACCGGGTTACCCCACAACTGGCCGGTCGGTGAAAAGTAGTCCGGTGGCACGCCGGCACTGAACCGGGGCCGGCCATGTTCGTATAGCTCGAACAGACGTTGGTTCGCCCAGACATCGCTTGAGTCGGCGTCAACGTATATCGGCAGGTCCCCGATGATCGCGATGCCCAGCCGGTTGCAGTAACGCTTGAGTGCAAGCCACTGAGTGAATACAAGGTACTGCTCAAATCTGACTCGGTCGAGCTCTTTGGAGAAGGCGCGGGACAGCTCGCCGAGTACAGCCGGGCTGCGTCGGCGCAGATGCGATGGCCAGTCGAACCAGGCCACGCCACCGAACTTCTGTTTGAGCACCTCATACAGGGCGTAGTCGTCAAGCCAGTACGCATGGCGGCGACAGAACCTGCGGTACGCCGTCATTCTATATGAACCAGGGTGCGCGACGCTCCTTGCCCACGCATTGTCGAGCAACTTTCTCTTCCAGGCCGCGACCCTGACATAATCCACCATGCCCGGCAAGAACAGGGGCTGCCGTGCTAGGTCGGCAAGGCGCACCAATTCTTGGCGCCGAAGCAGTTCCGGACTGACATAGAGTGGGCTCAGGGCAAACGACGAACGGCTGTGGTACGGTGAATTGCCATGAAACGGGTCGGTCGGATTCAAGGGCAGAACCTGCCAGAACCGCTGGCCAGCCGAGACGAGCCAGTCGGCAAAACGGTAAGCAGCAGGCCCGAAGTCACCGATACCGTGGTCCTTGGCCTGAGGTTTGGTGGGAGGGAGCGAAAACAGCGGAAGCAGGATACCCGAGCACATCATGTGCTTCACGCTTTATGTCCTTGGCCTGGTAGCGAACCGGCGGTAGATGTCAGCGCCGGTACCAAATTCGGAAATGTTGCTTCGGGCCTGGCCGAGAATATGCAAGTACTCGGGTTCAAGGTCAAGCCCGCACAACTGCCGACACAGCTCAATTGCCCGGCACGCACACCGTATCACTTGGATTGCCGTCAATTCGGACAGGTCGTCGAAAAACCAGCCGTCTGAAGACAGTGCGAGCATCATAAAACGCTGCATCTCCAATAGACCAACGGCAGGGAAATGCGAGCCGTCGCCGCGGACGTGGTTGGTCAGGAAACATTCGAGTCGCGACCGGTCAAGCAGAACTTCGATATAGTCATCGCGCGCCTGCCACGGGTCGAAGAAAAACCGGCCAGCTTCGCACTCATATACCTCAGCCAATCGGTCGCGGAGCATTTCCATCGCCTCGCGCAGCGGCGCTCGCCAAGCCTGGTTCCAGTTTGGATGTCCACCGGTCGAGCACCCGCAGTCCTTCCGCCACCGCTCGACTCCGTGCGGACAGCTCCAGGATGTATTCTCACTAATCAGCACCTCGTGTCGGGGCGGGCAGAAATCAAGAAACTCGGCCGGGACAGTAAGCGGCACACCCGATGAACCAAGCTTGGAAAAACACGCGGCAAGCGCCATCTCACCGAACTTATGGTGGTGACCGTAGGTTTCGCCGTCCGTAGCAACAAGCAAAAGGCGGGGCTCTGAAGCATGTGTACGGGACTCAGCCACCAGCCGGTCGGCAAGCACGCGACCGTCCTTGAGCAGTCCACCAAAGGCCACGTCGCGCGCAACCGCCGCATCGTAAAAGAAGACACAGATACTACTGCCGGACTCGAGCCGTACAAGATATGGCAGACCGCTATCAAGGCTCGAGGCGTCAACGTGCTGCCACCTACTGTGTGCAAGCAACCGGACTGCCCTTGCCTGGTGCGGACTAAGAATCGTGAATCTGATGCCGAGTCCGGCCAGGATTTCTAGAGTCTTATAGTCAACCGCGGTTTCGGCCAGCCAGATGCCTTCGGGCTTGCGGCCGAACCGATACTCAAAATCCCGAATTCCCCACACAGCCTGCGTGCGCCGGTCTCGATCGGAATCAAGCGGCGCAATCGTATGGTTGTACATCTGCGCGATGGCTTGACCATGGCCCGAGAAATGAGCCTGGCCTACCCTGTCAGCGGCAAGCACCGCCCGGTAGGTATCAGGTGCATGGCGTTCCATCCAACCAAGCAAGGTCGGACCAAAATCGAAGCTTAGACGCTCGTAGTTATTGACTTCAGCTACAACGCTCGCACCCGGGCCCATGAGTCGCGCCCGAGCATTGGGCGCGTAGCACTCAGCCGTGACCCGCTCGTTCCAGTCGTGATACGGCAGAGCCGAATCTTCTCTTGCGACATCGCCGCTCCACGGGTTCTCCCGGGCCGGCTGATAGAAGTGGCCGTGGATGCAGATATAGCGCACTGAGCTTCACACCCGACGGTCTGCACCGGGTCCGGGTTTGAATACCACCATCGCCAGTGGCGGCAGCGTGAGGCTGACAGATTGTGCAAATCCGTGCATCGGCACCGGCTCGGACTCGACCCGGCCGAGATTACCCAACCCTGAACCGCCATATTCGCGGGCATCGGTGTTTAGGAGTTCCTGCCATGCTCCGGCCCGCGGCACACCGATGCGATAGTCGTGCCTCGGCACGGGGGTGAAATTGGCGGCAGCAAGCAACTCCGAGGATCCTTGGCTGCGGCGCAGAAAGGAAACGACACTTGCCGCCGCGTCCTGACAGTCAACCCAGCGAAAGCCGTCCGGTTCGTTGTCCAGTTGGTACAGTGCTGGCTCGACGCGGTACAACCGGTTCAGGTCGCGTACAAGCAGAGCAACACCCCGGTGTGGCTGGTGTTCAAACAGCTCCCATTGCAGTCCCGCGTCGTGATTCCACTCCTGCCGTTGCCCAAACTCACCTCCCATGAAAAGAAGTTTCTTGCCCGGATGCAGATACTGATAGGCAAGGAGCAGTCGCAGGTTGGCGAACTTCTGCCACTCATCGCCCGGCATCTTCGCCAGCAACGAACCCTTGCCGTGTACTACCTCGTCATGAGATAAGGGCAGAACAAAGTTTTCAGCAAAGGCATACAGCATTGAGAACGTAAGACGACCGTGATGATACTTGCGATAAACCGGGTCACGGGAAAGATAATCCAGCGTGTCGTGCATCCAGCCCATATTCCACTTGAATCCGAACCCGAGCCCGCCGCTATCAACCGGCCGCGAAACTAGTGGCCAGGCGGTTGACTCCTCGGCAAACGTCTGGATGCCGGGATGATACCGATAACCAATGGTGTTGAAAGTCCTGATGAATTCGATTGCCTCGAGGTTCTCTCTGCCGCCTTCCCGGTTTGGCACCCACTCGCCCGGCTTGCGCGAGTAATCTAGATAGAGCATCGAGGCTACTGCATCCACCCGCAGACCATCAGCATGGTACTTGTCAAGCCAGAACAGAGCGCTTGACACGAGAAAAGAGCGCACTTCGTTGCGGCCATAGTTGAAAATCAGTGAGTGCCAATCCGGGTGCCGCCCCTGCCGTGGGTCCTCGTGCTCATACAAACAGGTGCCATCAAACCATGCAAGCCCGTGCGCGTCGTCCGGGAAATGTGCGGGTGACCAGTCAAGGATGACGCCAATGCCAGCCTGATGCAGGTGGTCTATCAAGTACATCAGGTCCTGAGGCACCCCAAACCTTGCGGTCGGAGCGAAGTAACCAAGGGTCTGATAACCCCACGAGCCGTAGTAAGGATGTTCCATCACCGGCAGGAATTCCACGTGGGTAAAGCCCTGTTCCTTGACATAAGGCACAAGTTCATCTGCCAAGTTGCGCCAGGTCAAACTTTGACCGTTCTTTCTGCGCCAAGAACCGGCGTGGACCTCGTAAATTGAAACCGGCGAATGGTGCCAGTCTGACTTGCCCCGGTGTTTCAGCCACTCGGTGTCATGCCACTCGTAGTTGAGGTTCCACAAACGGGAAGCGGTGCCGGGCGGTGTCTCGCAGTAGAACGCGAACGGATCGGCTTTGTCGAACTGGCGTCCATCCCTTGTCGTTATCCGAAACTTGTATCTCACACCAGCGAGTGCCGTCCCCGGTACTCGGCACACTGCGTCCTCACTTTGTTGCCCTGAGCTCCCTGAGAAGACAAAGCCTTCCCAGATGCCAGAACCGTCCCATCGCACTGCTAGCGGATGTGAATCCGGATTCCAATCGTTGAAGTCACCAATGACCGACACCGCCTTTGCATTCGGCGCCCACACCGCAAACAGTA
This window harbors:
- the glgB gene encoding 1,4-alpha-glucan branching protein GlgB; its protein translation is MTAIVHGPSLLTTEDIWLFREGKHFRLYEKLGAHIVGTKSAEGRTHHTPCLMPAGSGCGVLFAVWAPNAKAVSVIGDFNDWNPDSHPLAVRWDGSGIWEGFVFSGSSGQQSEDAVCRVPGTALAGVRYKFRITTRDGRQFDKADPFAFYCETPPGTASRLWNLNYEWHDTEWLKHRGKSDWHHSPVSIYEVHAGSWRRKNGQSLTWRNLADELVPYVKEQGFTHVEFLPVMEHPYYGSWGYQTLGYFAPTARFGVPQDLMYLIDHLHQAGIGVILDWSPAHFPDDAHGLAWFDGTCLYEHEDPRQGRHPDWHSLIFNYGRNEVRSFLVSSALFWLDKYHADGLRVDAVASMLYLDYSRKPGEWVPNREGGRENLEAIEFIRTFNTIGYRYHPGIQTFAEESTAWPLVSRPVDSGGLGFGFKWNMGWMHDTLDYLSRDPVYRKYHHGRLTFSMLYAFAENFVLPLSHDEVVHGKGSLLAKMPGDEWQKFANLRLLLAYQYLHPGKKLLFMGGEFGQRQEWNHDAGLQWELFEHQPHRGVALLVRDLNRLYRVEPALYQLDNEPDGFRWVDCQDAAASVVSFLRRSQGSSELLAAANFTPVPRHDYRIGVPRAGAWQELLNTDAREYGGSGLGNLGRVESEPVPMHGFAQSVSLTLPPLAMVVFKPGPGADRRV